TCTTCATTTCATggttgtttgttgaaaaagcaATTTCCCTTTAGAAATTTCCCTTTAAGGGCGTCACCGGATCACCTTCCAGCAGAAGTTCATTTGCAATCTGCTAATTTTTAACCTGTTTTCGTCCTGACTTGGGTCTCTTTGCGAGTCACccaggaattttttttttaggtgaAAGAGGAACGGATGCTGAGTTCAGTCAGGCCTGCTCTTATGTAGCCACCCtacaacataaaatgacatGGCATATGGGAAATGTATTTTTCACAATAACAAAGCATATAAAGGCGTTTGTGTTTCAGCCTGCACTGTCAGAGTGCGTGTCTGTCTTCCCTACATTTGGCAGGTTTTGTGTCTAGTCTGAGAACTCCAAAGGCTTTTTTTGCTAACTCCATGCCATTGAACACAACGCTAATAATAACATTAGCCCTACAAAGCCTGGCGTCTTTTCCAAGGTATACCCTCGCTCGCATCCTGCGCTTCTTGGGTGGGGTCCAAGCTAACTGTGACCTTGCACTGGATGCGCAGTTATGACGAGTGGATCGTAATTTATCTAGTAATCAGATTTCATTTATTGAAGTACATTGTAAGCAAGTTAGAGCAGATTTCCCAGAGGTGAGTGACTGTGAATGAGATGGGACCAAGATTCACAGTTAGCGGTGTCCAGAGAATGATGTTTGTTCATGACATAAAAACAGGTGACACAGCTTCACAAACCTTGTGAGATATTaacgttgttgttgttgctgtgatAAATTGGGAATGATGGGTATTCAAGAGGGGTTTGCTGAGTCCTGACTGGTATAGAACCTCAACTGTGTGGTCTATAGGACTTGCAATCCTACCATAACGAATATGAAATGAAACCTTTCTCATACTAAAAGAGCCTGATGgaaagacacacatacacagacccaattattttatacatattCCTTTTCAAATCCGTATAAGAAGCTTCTTGACTATTGTATGAAATTAGACACAGGGGTGTTTTAATTGTGGGTAACTTTAAGAAACGAAACAGAAGAACTATAGATTTCTGCTCCTGCAATGCAAAATTCACCATTAAAATTAGAAAGAAAGGACTGACAATCACCGTTAAAGAGAATAGTGTAATTAAAGATGTGCTCTGTGGCACTATAAAGTGAATTTGAGACGAAGGACACATGAAGACAAAAGGGACTGTAGGGAAGGTGCCTTATCTGAAGTGTGTCTTAATTACGTCTGCTAGATAAAAACACACCGATGGGAGAGAGGTAATTGTGTGGTAAACTTGGGTTCTATTAATTATTTACGAGTGAGGGAGCCTCTTCCTGGCAGGAGACCCTCAAAgaaggcgggtgggggggggttgcaggcTGGAGCAAGGGGTTGTGGCTGACTGGGGAGggaaagcagcccccccccccacaacaacaATGGCAATGACACATAGCAGCtgacactgagctcctgagcacCTGAGACTCTCACGGTTCTGGCTAAAGTTTCCCGAGACCCTGAGACACCATATTATTCTGCAGGAATCTAATTAGTCACACATCAATGGGGATTAACGAGTTAAGCCTCCTGCGCTGACACAGAACTGGAGCCCTCGCTTTGTGATAAGAGAGTGTCCAAGAAGCGAACGCAAGCCGTTCTACAGTGTGTGTTCTACAGTTGCAGTATGGATGGCGTGTGTGTGGAAGAGGCCGGCACGTTCCTCACAGCTGGGAACTCATGTGTGGATCCTGCTGCATGATGGGATGAAGCCGAGACTCGCACCCGTGGCCGCCGATCGGCCCCATGTGCACGCAGGTACCAGCAGCTCAGCTCCTCCCAGTTACGGATGGAACTCCAGATTCTGTGGGGCTTTTGATCTCATTCCAGAGGCTAAAATattagaggggggggggggagctcaaGGGAAGTCCTAGGGGGGTTGCAGGGGCGGAGGGCTGCCGATTTAATTAGACGCTCAGGGGGGAGGACTTCATTCGCCTGCTcccacctcccccaccccccgtcaTGGAGATGACAGATCTCCAGACAATGTTAGCTACCATGGTAGCAACCTGACTTGATTGACTGCTGGCAGCTAAACCAGCCACCAATGGCTGCCAGACGTGTCTGGAATCCCTGTTGAATCAATCAACTGTTGCTGCTCATAATATGGCTTAATCTGTATTTGAAAGTGGTCTCCTTTTATTATGAATTATGCACAGAGTTGTACATTTCATACTTTTGAGAAAAGGACTAAGTGTGCCTTTCATCTCGCAAATAAGATCTGCGAAATTGTGTAATTAGCGTACCTCGTTTCTGCTGATATTTATTAGCCGATTAATTCAAACGAACCCAAATTCCTGTTTCCAGTAGTCGGCTCGCTCACAGAATCCAGTGAACCAATTTACGCCACGCGGCTCTCGCCTCAGTGGGATCTCGACGGCCATTTCTGTCGTTATGGAGTTATTGCAATCTGTCCATCACCATCGTGACCCTGGGCAGTCGGCCCCATGTCCCTGATTGCTGTGACGTCATCGTCACCATTACATGCTTGCTGGTAGCAGTTCTGTCTGCAGGCCTTGCACCCTGTTTGCGTTTGTTGGGTGGCAGAATTCCGCTTTTTCCCCATTTTTACAGGAAGGGCTTCTTCAAACTACAGCCATCAGacccacacactcacagacagcgTTTATAATCCGTCTTCCACAATGCCACACAAAGCACAAAGACAGTCATAAAAACATTGCCCTTCTGTCCGTGCTGTGAAACGGGCCGCCCGCGTGAAGGATGCTGTTACTGTCACCACGATTTCACCAAAACGCCCGACTTGGAGCTGAAATGTGCCTCTGACTGTATCGCCGATTCGCGGTCTAAACGAGTCTAAACGAGTCCAGACAGATAATCCATGAAATCCACTAATCCATGAAATCAGCGATAACCAATCCGGGATGCTGTGACTTTGATGTTCCATTTGTTCAGTATTGTATCAAAGAAATCTGTACTTCTGCATAAATCCTTTCCAAACTATACATCATTTGCTACACACCGTTTCATCTCTAACCTTATTTAAATTGTACTCATCAAGCTCTACCCATCCTGAACAGCACAGCTCTGTAAGATTGTAGACTGATCCTAAGTGGGTCACTTTACACGGTTAGTGTCTTATGGTGAAGCAGCAACAGTAAAATAAAAAGCAGGCAGTTTTCCAGTAGAGAATGCTGATTAATAATCTCCTGAACGGCTCTGGATGCTGATCTAGTGCTAATCTCCAGCCCAGGGCTCGGGGTGACCTCTGGTAAGGGGGCGATTTTGGGCTTTATGGGGAGATCATTTCTCCGTTTGGTCTGTTAGGACTTAGATGGTAGGAAAACTGCCTGTCTGCACAATGGGACTCTAAACATAAAACTGTGTATCAATACGTCgtattgatatttgtataaagaaatgcattaagatttggactttggaagatggatggattattaataATTTCCTTAAAGTTCTGCTGTGTGTAATTTAAAACCATGACTTCAAAGTTATCTTTCAAGATGGTTTTAATTCTGAAAAATGCTCAAATCCCTGGAGCAGATGATTCTACAGGGTCAAATGTATACATACATTGCATTTAAGGATGATTAGGATAAAAGCTTTTGGTAAAGACCAACTTTTCTGAGTATTGAAGAtactatatttttaaaaaaatattgtttgtattttttatGCATTTTGACTAAATATTGGGAGCAAATGACTAAATACTGAAGTGGCTTAAATTTTTTTCCCGAGAATTCAGTTGGCTGAAACAAGGAGGAAATTAGCCGTTTCAGCTAAATTTCATTCCTGCTAAAACCGAGCAGGTTACGAACACAAAGTCTGTACATTTAATTTAGCACTTAATATGTGTGAGACATACAATACCACCACTCGCCACAAGGTGGTAGCTTGTGCATTTCTATTGAGAGTTTTTGAGGATATACAGCATCAAGCCAAACGTCCATTTTTATTTACGGTTCCTAGAATTAGACTGACATTGGTCTGTATTCAGAAGGCAAGTTACGTCATGGAGGCCCCCAAGGGCAGGATACCAAACAATCAGAGTCACACATTATGGACAGCAGTGGGACACTGATCTAGAAAATAGTGCACTTTGGGAAAGTATGCTGTTGAAGagatagagacagtgtttaaAAATCTGCACAGGGTACCGGAAAAGATGCGGTTTCTAGCGAAATAAAGTCGTCTGGTGCACATGTTGTAATTCCCCATTATTCCACTAGGTGAAGCAATCCCCACAATCGTCGCATTCCTGGCATGTTTTCTCAACAACATGTTAGTATTTCTGCATATCAAGACAGGGAAAGGACCAACCCTAGCCGTTGATTTCACAACGTCGGTTTTGGTTCATCAATATTCTAAACATGGAGGATTCTAGTTATGATTGAAGTGAGTTCATTTACAACCACATTAAGAGATTAAAAATTTCCTCTAGcaaatgcatccatcttccaaataatTGTCTTCAGCAGCACAGGGTAGACATTCGGGATACATCTGGAAAGGACGGCAGTTCATTTTAGGGCAAACATATGCACACACCGAGTCATACTCATATTTAAAATATcgataattaaatattaaaaacaaaGATTGAAAATGCATGCTCCGAGTCCTAACTCCAAGCAGCTGATCACTGCCTCCACAGCATGAAAAATAGTTGTGGGACAAGTGTAGCTACGAAAGCCAATCAGTAGCAAGTGAGCCCCACCCCAGACCTAAAAAACGTCTTCGAAGACTCATCTGATGTTTCACTTTCCAATACATTCGTTTATCTTTCTTACCTTTTCTGTCTTCAAGACAGGAATATCTAATCAATCACAGACGCCCTGGTATCCCTGGCAACAAAGAATCTCACCAAAAagcagagaatttccccacatgaATACAGCCTTAATCCAGATTATAAATTCGGAAGCCTTCTGTATTAGATTGTAGCCTATAAAATGTGATGCTACGCAGTATTGTAGTTAAAActtaatgattatttttttacCAGTTCACCACTAGAGAGCCTGTCCAATTGCATTTCAATTACCTCTTACTACTGTTCCTTGGAGTGTTACCTAATCTCATCAATTACTGATAAACTCATTTTTAAACAGAACAAAGCATCTGAGTGCAGACATGGAAGTAACAGGTTAAGTCAGTGGTTAACAAGCCTTTTTCCACGCCTGACCCCAAACTTACAAGGCTGTCCTTAATAGGGCATTAAAAGCGTGATTTCCGCATGGGAATCGAGGCAGCATTTCTGCAAAAGAAACAGAAGTGAGTGAAAGGGGACTTTTAACCTGTGGCCTTTGTCGCCCGTACCATGAGGCCCAgtgtattttatgcagaagtatTTAAATGTGGCATTTCCAGATGACGCTGCATAAAAGCGAAAAGCTCTCAGGATGAGTGCAGTGTGTCACACTGCAGCTGCTAATTACGGAAAGGCAGCAGCCCATTCCGACCCTCCAGCGTTCCAGGACGGGAAGCGGCCGCACAGACTCCCCGCGATCACACAGCATGTGCCGTGGAACGTTTTAATCGGCAGTGAAACGAAAACTGAAAACCGTCACACAAAAATGACAGAGATTTCTGGCACAGACATCACATGACGTAAGTTCAGATGGACTGGTGTGAAGGTCCAAGGGTGGTTATGTAATGACCGATTCCTCATTGTAGTTCCGCATCCACCTCAAGTGGGGCCACTGCGCCAGTTACCACTCCTATTTTTTCAGAGATACAGTGATTTAAGGTCtgaatattatattaatacaCAAGGTtagagggatttttttttatttcaaatgcAAATATAGAAACTTCATGGACATCTCTGGGCTGACATAATTAAAGCAGATCTCTCTAGAAGTTTATTCCAATTTAACGAACACCGATAAAAATAAGCCACTGAAACATGGCAGCTAATCACAGCTCTGTTCATGTCTGTGATAACAATCAGATCATCTATAAATTATCTCCATGAGCGGCATATTTCCAAGACCATAAAATATggggccacctgctggtcaagcAGTTCTCTCTGGTGGAGAAGCCACTGAGGAAAGTGTGATGAGGTGAAAGTTAGGTGGATAAAGGTCAGAGGTTAAGGCTTGGGGTTTAACGCCTGGGTCTTCCGGTGTTCTTGGACGCAGCGAGGAGTGCAGAAGGAGAAATCCAGGTACTGGAAAGGGACCTTCCCCGTCAGAGATTCACCACACTGCCAGCAGCGCCTGCCGCATAGGGAAAAGCACCGTCAGAGGGTGGAGAGAGAGCAGGGAGAGACCAATCAGATAAGCGGGGGGAGGTGGGAGAAACCATTCAGGGAACGGGAAGCGAGAAAGACGAAAAGAAACCAGCTAGAAAGTGGAGAGCAAGCAGGGAGGGACCAGTCAGATACGCTGAGGGAGGCGCTAAAACCACTTAGGGAACAGGGAGAGGAAAAGGAGAGATGAGGATGAAAATGAAGATAAAGAGAAACAGGAAGACGAATGAAGAAATGAGGAGCGGCATCCGGAGCTGCCTTACCGGATAGTGGAGAAGCTGCTCCCCGTGGGGGCCATCTGCTGCTGCAGCCTCTTCTCTGCCGCAAGGGCCCTCTGCGTCATGGCGAcagagaggtcaaaggtcaggcgGAGGGGAGGGAACTAGCTGGCCCACCCAGGCACAGCTGGTTCCCTCGTAACGCTACCTTCTCCCGGTCACTCAGCGCCGCaaacctcctcttctcctcctgctctgcctcctccctcctcttctcctccttctgCTCCTTCTCGCGCTGCTTCCTCGCCGCCTTCTGCACCCGCTTCTTCTCCGCCTTCTTGGTCTCGATCTCCGCCGTCAGCGGCCCTGGGATCTTGGACAGACGCACGTGCCAATCTCATCCGCTCTCGGCCATGCGTGCTTTCGGTGTGACCCCAGCGATGGCCTACCTGCGCCTTCCCGTAGTCGTACTTGTCGGGGTTCTCCGCCATGAACTTGCGAAACGCGTTTCGGGTGTCCTTCTCAGGTGCCACGTTGTATGGTGTCCGTCCCTTTATGTCTCTGTGTGAAAAGGAGACAGTAAAAgacaggatacacacacacacacacacacacacacacacgcagactgaGTTGGAAACCACACAACACACCAAGagcaggactgggaagcactgaGCTAAGAAAAAGGCATCCGGGGACACGATCCCAAAACAGCGTGAGCTCAGTAACGTCAGCGATGGCAGACAGTGATTCACGTTGTCCGAGTACAGAGGAAGTCAGAGGatacaatgggggggggggggggcaaccctGACTCGAGCCCACAGGATGCTCTTACAGAGCCGCTGTCGGCCCTGTCCCACCAACCATCCGGTATTCCGCTTCCCGGGAGCTAAAGCAGGTGGCAGCTGACAAGGCATCGCACAGTGACTTTCAGAGCTGTAAATATCCAACCATTAGCTTGGGAAGCCAGGTGGCTGCCAAAAGTCCCTAGCAAGCTTTACAGCTATAAAAATTACTCTTATGTTTCTCTGTcgggagggggggtacctgctCGCTGGGTCACTGCCGGCATCCATCAACAGCTTGATCGCCCCCCTCTGGCCGGCCGCGGAGGccacgtgcagcagtgtgaACCCAGTATCGTCAATCTCCATGTTGAGGAATGCAGGCTGGACTGGGATGAGAGCACCCCCTACTGGAGACATGCCTTTCGGCAGCCAGCGGTCATCCCCCTCCTGGCCGCTCTCATGCGTGGGCTGCAGGAGGTGCCGCAGGGTATCCAGGTCCCCCACCTTACAGGCCGTGAAGAGGGCGTCCCTCAGGCTGCATTCCCAGCTCTCCTGCAGCCCATCGCGTACATCTACAGTGGGCAACAGAGACCAAGGGCACAGCCATTAATCCTAACCGTAGATGATTTCTCCTCCATAGAAAAGCACAGTTCAGTGCAAAACGTCTCTGGCTCACAGATTCAAATCCATCCCTGTTCATTCAGTCCATAATCTCTGGGTTTCCTCCAGATATTTGAACATCTTTCTGTGGACCCATGTCTAAATTGCCCCCGTTGCATGTGTCAGTGGATGTTTCGTCCTTGTGGAAGCAGGCTAATGGCCTGTAAACatgccccccccagctcacAGAGGGGCTGTCCGGTTAACCTGACAATCTGCAGAAAAATGCACATATTACGTACTGGCCACCTGTTAGCAGGCAGGCTAATGACTCACCTTCCTCTGCAGGCTGCGCCTTCTTAGTCCTCCTGGGCCGCCTCCTGCACGCCTTCGCCTCGCCCCCCTCCTGGCTGTCGCCGTGGCCTCGTCCAGCTGTATGGAGGTCCTGATCACAATCCTCACGCTGCTCTTCAGGCTCCCTGCTGCCCATATCTGGACACAGAATCATTCACTGGGCAGGACATTCAATGCCCTAGATCAGtgcttcccaatccggtcctaggGGACCCCAGGCCAGCCCATGTTTTTCCTCCCaccaggagctggaagggagcaaaaatgtatactgtctggtagggagcaaaatcatggactCTCTGGTGCTTCCCGAGGACAAGATTAGGAAACAATTATCTAGATAAAGAAAATTTAATATATTTCTTAATACTACTTTTTAAAATCTCTTTAGTGTTCCactgaaatgtataaaaatggaGAAATTGGTTTATGCTTAAGAAGCTCGTTGGATGTAAAACACcaaaaagttaaataaaactGATCTCAAATTAAGGCCAACAGAAGGGGGCACCCTCTGCTGTGCCTCAGCTCAGTCACCTTGCCCCGGGGGCTTGTGAGTCTCCTTTTTCCTCCGCCGACGCCTCCTGCGGGGGTACATCTCGCTCTCCCTGAGGTCCAGGGTCCCCAGGGTCTCCTCCACCATCTCTAGATCTACCTCAGGGCTCCCTTCACCCGAGGTGTCCTCCTCGTCTGACACTGGGGGCGCTGTAAGACATCCGGGGCGTTACAAGTTCAGTACTTCTGCTAGAGTGAGAGACAGGTGTGTCAATACAGAGATCAATATTCACATTCTGCTGacttccagaaaaaaaacatacagaatTGTGCCGAGAGTGTTATGCAATCCTGGGAACTTTGCAGAGTGCAGAGCATGTGTAAAAACCAGCACCGGGGGGTTTGGGGGCTGACCTGTGACCTGTATCTCTAGATCTGTCTGAGGGACTGGTCTGGGGGCCTTCTCCTTCCAGACCTTCTTCTGAGGACTGAAGATGGTGGAGACTTTAGTGTCTTTCCCTGTGACAGAAAACAACATGTCATAAGAGAGAGCTTCAAGTGGCTCGCCAACTTCTGCATTCCGTTATTGTCTATGGCAGAATTtttcagcccagtcctcggggaccccccagacagtccacatttttgctccctctctgctcccagCATACCTGAAATAAACAATCAAGCAAGGAGATCCCTCCGCATACCCTAGTTTGACAACCACTGAGCTAAGCTAAACTGCCTCCTAGTGGCAGCTGAGAGctagaagggagcaaaaatgtggaccgtctggcaggagactgggagggagcaaaaacatggagcgtTACGTTCCGCTCAGACTTTCCATTTTGACACCACTCTCAAAGTTCAACCAGATTCAGCGTTGACCCTTCAGCGGCCGACCTCTCCGATGCTCAGCCAGTGAGAGAACAGCTGCACGTGAAGTGGGCCGAAGTGACTCGGCAGCATAGCATGGGAAAGGTGGAGGAGACGCTCATGGTTTGTGAGGAGCAGTTTCTTGAGACAGACGGACCACAGTCTTGGAATACAGGCGACTGCTTGGCTGGGTGCCAGGTTTGTAAATTGCCGTAGTGTTTGAAATGGGAGGTTAGCATGATGTTAGCTACATCACTGTTTCGCAGCAGTGAGAGGCCATATCTACTGTTCATAATGTTGCAGTtattacatataaaaaatgtaaaaaattaataattaacaCAATAACCAAGTAGAAAACACCGTTGTCAGAGGTGGGCGCCTGGTTCAGCGGCATGTCTCAGTAACGCCTCTCATGTACGAGAGCAGTGCAGTAACACCAACGTGAAAATTGTGATACAAATAACAGATATATTTTTGTATAACATTGAATCTGAGAACCAGCTAAACTCTGAGCcacctgaggggggggggaggggggggtggtgccAGGGGTGAAAGTTGGCAGCACTTATAGTGAATTAAACTAATTaaaataatgaattaaaatcGTCTGAAGTGCCAATACCTTGAGATCTCTTCTTAGTATAGTGGCCAAGTTTAAACGTCGGTCATGAATGCTGCCCAGAATCGACACGAGACCGATACCTTGATTTTTGACGAATATCGGCCGATACCGATATGTTTACCGATATACTGTTCGTCTCTACCTTAAGGCCGTTGGGCCAGAGGAGCATGCAGCCTTACCGTAGATGTGCAGCGTGGAAAGGCAGTCGTGCACCCGCCTGATCTCGCGGAAGGTGGGCCGGCGGGTAGCGAACGGGACCGTACGGACACGAGGGTCGCTCTTGTCCAGGGGGGCCAGGCGACCTCCAAAGAACATGGTTCTGTTGTAGCTGGGTACGCGCAGGAAGATGACACTGGCCTCACGGAGATGCTCGGACCAGCCCTCTAGCAGGTCCTGCACATCCTGGGAAGCAGAGGTCGCAATGGTCAAAGGTTAAATGGCACATCCTGTCATGAAAGCCCAGTGTTAACATCTTGCAGTCAGCTGAAGCCAACATTTTCCCATAATAAGATGGCTGGCTGCTCCCTCCTAAGCACTTTTTGAATAGGACTTGACCAGTGGATAGTTAAACATCTCCAGAACTGCATGGACGGTGGCCTGTGTGGGACAGTTCCAAGATTATTTCTACCTTCACGAGCGCAGCCTCGTTGTACCGTCGAAGAGCAGCGCCAGCCGATCTGGGCACGTGACTGTGGTTCTGGGAGTCCCGCAGGCCCTGGGCCGTGCCCCGCTTAGCTCGAACCGTGTACCGGTGGAAGGTCTTGTGCTGCAGGATCTCCTTCCTTCACCAGAGGATAGCAGGCGTGAGGGCACGCACACGAGACGAGAGAAGATGAACACCAACCACCGACAGGCTTAACTCACTCACCCTTGAAAAACGGCCCCAGCAAAGTGTCCCCCTCCCGTCATGAGAATGACCCAGACTGACTTGCAGCTGATGTTCAGAAGGGAGGTTGCGAGGTCCAGCTCGCTCGAGTCCGTCTGgaacacaaaggccagagctgacccTCCATATGCCCTAAacgaaggcccccccccccccagaacccaCTGGGAAACGCACCTTTTTGCTGCACAGCACGCAGCGAAACACCGACAGATACTGTCCTTGCAGGTTCCGGAAAAGCGCCCTGCAGGCCAGGCGACCACAGCCAGCCTCGATTTCAGATGGGCTCTCTGTCTCCGCTGGGGTTGAGTCCTCGTCGCCACGGAGACCCCAGTCACTGTCAGAGGCGTCTTCCTCGGAGTCTGAGCCGGAGATGCTGGACACATCGCCTGTGGGGACAGCAGAGACGGGCACTGGGAAGCCTCCTGCCACCAGCCAATGGGGTGGCCGTCCCAGACAGAGCTACTGCGTAACTATACTGCCCCTCatggccccccacccccgtccggtcccccacctgtccctgtCTTCCTCTCGAATTCCTCCACTGTGACGGGGCTGCGGCCCGCCAGTCTCTGCCTCAGGTTAAAGCGGTGCCAGTCTAGCTTGTAGTGCTCCATCTGCCAATCAGAACACAAGCCTTCAGAGTGAAATACAATCGCTGTAACACCTTCATCAACAAAGCGACGACGGCTGTGTAGTGGAACGCATTTCATCACAAATAATCACAAGGTAGGAAATGACTTAAAAAGAAATGCATCTTCCAAGCGAGGTAGGCACTCAACTGAACAGAAACTGCAACTATTACTTTGCACAAAGATTTGcgaacatataaatatatagcaaTATTGCTTCAGGTTATTGCGGGTTGCCATACAATATCCCGGTGCAGATCCTCACCTGCTCCTCCCGACTGTCAAAGGGACACTGACAAGCAGAGCAGAACATTTTGTCGGACACCTCTCCATTAGGGCCTCTGTCTAAGGAGCTTAGCGCTGCTGAGTGAGACAACATTTATAAACAGGTTACTGtggctggggcggcatggtggtgcagtggttagcactaaggggcggcatggtggtgcagtggttagcactgtatggggcggcatggtggtgcagtggttagcactgttgcctcacacctctgggacccgggttcgagtctccgcctgggtcacatgtgtgtggagttggcatgttctccccatgtcgtcgtggggtttcctccggtttccccccacagtccaaagacatgctgaggctaattggagttgctaaattgcccataggtgtgcatgtgtgagtgactggtgtgtgagtgtgccctgcgatgcgctggccccccatcctgggttgtttcctgtcttgtgcctattgcttccgggataggctccggaccccccccccccccccccgcgacccagtaggagaagcggtttggaaaatggattgatgaAGGTTACTGCGGCTGCTGTGAGAAGTCTATTGTTTCCCGTGACGGAGCAGAAGTGTGAGAAGGCGTAAAAGAAAGCAGCGATTTGGATCAGCTCCAAATAGCCCAACTCGCACCTTGCCGGTGAGATCCCTTTTCTGTGGGCAGTGGGGGAGTAATCACCCGGACAGTCGTCACCTCCTCCAAACCCCGAAGGAGAGCCGCGTCCTGAAAGCAGTCAAACACAGAGCGGTGCTCCGGAAGTGCCGTCATTGTGAAGATCGCCGTACCTTAGAAAACAGAAAGATACAAATCGCAAGGCTGGATATTGGGGCACCGCTTTTCTCCACCTGCATGCTGCCGTTTCTGGGATtttccagttactccagggGTACACAACCTTCTTTTAAAGTTTCTTTTACAAAGAAAATTCCCAGACAAGCTACGGAATCATGACAATATACAGCTCtgcaaaaaattaagagaccagagCAAGATTTTTAAATTTCActaatttctcagtttatgggtacgcttttgtgtaaaatacagatattttttgtaAACTCCAGGCTGGATCTTCCCTGCCTCTTAGTGATGcaggtcctgcttctaggagcctgatacgaactaTTGTAGCAGAGCACTTCACAACACTTAATGTTTctcattctttttgaaggtaaCTTGAGGTCACCCTTCGATTAATGAGGCACAGTTGGATAatttgacggtcatctctggcgttAGAAAGTTGTTTCTGCCTTCTACGTGGctagtttctggtcgttcccagtgtctcctgcttcagttTGTTCATGTGTACTGCTGTCATAGAAACTTAAGAGCCTGGAAGGAACCTGCTgcccagtgtagccttctgtcagcagaaccaggactga
This DNA window, taken from Brienomyrus brachyistius isolate T26 unplaced genomic scaffold, BBRACH_0.4 scaffold62, whole genome shotgun sequence, encodes the following:
- the ankzf1 gene encoding ankyrin repeat and zinc finger domain-containing protein 1 isoform X1, which gives rise to MTALPEHRSVFDCFQDAALLRGLEEVTTVRVITPPLPTEKGSHRQAALSSLDRGPNGEVSDKMFCSACQCPFDSREEQMEHYKLDWHRFNLRQRLAGRSPVTVEEFERKTGTGDVSSISGSDSEEDASDSDWGLRGDEDSTPAETESPSEIEAGCGRLACRALFRNLQGQYLSVFRCVLCSKKTDSSELDLATSLLNISCKSVWVILMTGGGHFAGAVFQGKEILQHKTFHRYTVRAKRGTAQGLRDSQNHSHVPRSAGAALRRYNEAALVKDVQDLLEGWSEHLREASVIFLRVPSYNRTMFFGGRLAPLDKSDPRVRTVPFATRRPTFREIRRVHDCLSTLHIYGKDTKVSTIFSPQKKVWKEKAPRPVPQTDLEIQVTAPPVSDEEDTSGEGSPEVDLEMVEETLGTLDLRESEMYPRRRRRRRKKETHKPPGQDMGSREPEEQREDCDQDLHTAGRGHGDSQEGGEAKACRRRPRRTKKAQPAEEDVRDGLQESWECSLRDALFTACKVGDLDTLRHLLQPTHESGQEGDDRWLPKGMSPVGGALIPVQPAFLNMEIDDTGFTLLHVASAAGQRGAIKLLMDAGSDPASRDIKGRTPYNVAPEKDTRNAFRKFMAENPDKYDYGKAQIPGPLTAEIETKKAEKKRVQKAARKQREKEQKEEKRREEAEQEEKRRFAALSDREKRALAAEKRLQQQMAPTGSSFSTIRRCWQCGESLTGKVPFQYLDFSFCTPRCVQEHRKTQALNPKP
- the ankzf1 gene encoding ankyrin repeat and zinc finger domain-containing protein 1 isoform X3, which gives rise to MGTAIFTMTALPEHRSVFDCFQDAALLRGLEEVTTVRVITPPLPTEKGSHRQAALSSLDRGPNGEVSDKMFCSACQCPFDSREEQMEHYKLDWHRFNLRQRLAGRSPVTVEEFERKTGTGDVSSISGSDSEEDASDSDWGLRGDEDSTPAETESPSEIEAGCGRLACRALFRNLQGQYLSVFRCVLCSKKTDSSELDLATSLLNISCKSVWVILMTGGGHFAGAVFQGKEILQHKTFHRYTVRAKRGTAQGLRDSQNHSHVPRSAGAALRRYNEAALVKDVQDLLEGWSEHLREASVIFLRVPSYNRTMFFGGRLAPLDKSDPRVRTVPFATRRPTFREIRRVHDCLSTLHIYGKDTKVSTIFSPQKKVWKEKAPRPVPQTDLEIQVTAPPVSDEEDTSGEGSPEVDLEMVEETLGTLDLRESEMYPRRRRRRRKKETHKPPGQDMGSREPEEQREDCDQDLHTAGRGHGDSQEGGEAKACRRRPRRTKKAQPAEEDVRDGLQESWECSLRDALFTACKVGDLDTLRHLLQPTHESGQEGDDRWLPKGMSPVGGALIPVQPAFLNMEIDDTGFTLLHVASAAGQRGAIKLLMDAGSDPASRDIKGRTPYNVAPEKDTRNAFRKFMAENPDKYDYGKAQIPGPLTAEIETKKAEKKRVQKAARKQREKEQKEEKRREEAEQEEKRRFAALSDREKRALAAEKRLQQQMAPTGSSFSTIRRCWQCGESLTGKVPFQYLDFSFCTPRCVQEHRKTQALNPKP
- the ankzf1 gene encoding ankyrin repeat and zinc finger domain-containing protein 1 isoform X2; amino-acid sequence: MTALPEHRSVFDCFQDAALLRGLEEVTTVRVITPPLPTEKGSHRQALSSLDRGPNGEVSDKMFCSACQCPFDSREEQMEHYKLDWHRFNLRQRLAGRSPVTVEEFERKTGTGDVSSISGSDSEEDASDSDWGLRGDEDSTPAETESPSEIEAGCGRLACRALFRNLQGQYLSVFRCVLCSKKTDSSELDLATSLLNISCKSVWVILMTGGGHFAGAVFQGKEILQHKTFHRYTVRAKRGTAQGLRDSQNHSHVPRSAGAALRRYNEAALVKDVQDLLEGWSEHLREASVIFLRVPSYNRTMFFGGRLAPLDKSDPRVRTVPFATRRPTFREIRRVHDCLSTLHIYGKDTKVSTIFSPQKKVWKEKAPRPVPQTDLEIQVTAPPVSDEEDTSGEGSPEVDLEMVEETLGTLDLRESEMYPRRRRRRRKKETHKPPGQDMGSREPEEQREDCDQDLHTAGRGHGDSQEGGEAKACRRRPRRTKKAQPAEEDVRDGLQESWECSLRDALFTACKVGDLDTLRHLLQPTHESGQEGDDRWLPKGMSPVGGALIPVQPAFLNMEIDDTGFTLLHVASAAGQRGAIKLLMDAGSDPASRDIKGRTPYNVAPEKDTRNAFRKFMAENPDKYDYGKAQIPGPLTAEIETKKAEKKRVQKAARKQREKEQKEEKRREEAEQEEKRRFAALSDREKRALAAEKRLQQQMAPTGSSFSTIRRCWQCGESLTGKVPFQYLDFSFCTPRCVQEHRKTQALNPKP